The following are encoded together in the Plectropomus leopardus isolate mb unplaced genomic scaffold, YSFRI_Pleo_2.0 unplaced_scaffold20526, whole genome shotgun sequence genome:
- the LOC121965554 gene encoding anoctamin-7-like codes for MVGKQLINNVQEFICPKLKSWWQKRKAGRRQKEVKKEGEEEAQREVKEEEEEACPWEEDYQLLVCEGLFSEYLEMVIQFGFITIFVAACPLAPLFALINNWVEIRLDAQKFVTEYRRPVGERAQDIGIWFPIMQFITHMAVLGNAFLIAFTSSFVPRLYYRYTRDSTLSGFINFTLATSPRNYSQQHTPCRYRGFRDEDGEYLPEYFHLLAIRLTFVIVFEHVVFSIGRLIDLMVPDIPEEVEIKMKREHYMAKEALAENQSLGKTMIPGEKDVQSSDLRQRVSRLPESDSPPPNLKEIPEEPDPPNSC; via the exons ATGGTGGGAAAACAGCTGATCAACAACGTCCAGGAGTTCATCTGCCC GAAGTTGAAGTCGTGGTGGCAGAAGAGGAAGGCGGGTCGTCGGCAGAAGGAGGtgaagaaggagggagaggaggaggctcAGAGGGAagtgaaagaggaggaggaggaagcgtGTCCCTGGGAGGAAGACTACCAGCTGCTGGTCTGTGAGGGACTCTTCAGTGAATACCTGGAGATGG TGATCCAGTTCGGTTTCATCACCATCTTCGTGGCGGCGTGCCCCCTGGCGCCGCTCTTCGCTCTCATCAATAACTGGGTGGAGATTCGTTTGGACGCTCAGAAGTTCGTGACGGAGTATCGGCGTCCGGTCGGCGAGCGCGCTCAGGACATCGGCATCTGGTTTCCCATCATGCAGTTCATCACACACATGGCCGTCCTCGGCAAT gcatttctCATCGCGTTCACTTCGTCCTTCGTACCTCGACTGTACTATCGCTACACCAGAGACAGCACGCTGAGCGGCTTCATCAACTTCACTCTGGCAACATCACCACGCAACTACAGCCAGCAACACACACCCTGCAG GTATCGGGGTTTTCGGGATGAAGACGGCGAATACCTCCCAGAGTACTTCCACCTCCTTGCCATCCGGCTGACGTTCGTCATTGTGTTTGAG CACGTGGTCTTCTCCATCGGCCGCCTGATCGACCTGATGGTGCCCGACATCCCTGAGGAGGTGGAGATCAAGATGAAGAGGGAGCACTACATGGCCAAGGAGGCGCTGGCTGAGAACCAG TCGCTGGGGAAAACCATGATTCCTGGAGAGAAGGACGTCCAGTCCAGCGACTTGCGGCAGCGTGTATCCAGACTACCGGAGAGCGACTCCCCTCCACCAAACCTGAAGGAGATCCCAGAGGAGCCCGACCCCCCAAACAGCTgctaa